The window TCATCGAAAAATCCGATGAAGTCATGGAAAAGGAGAAGCCAGATGCCGTGCTGCTTTATGGAGACACCAATTCATGCTTGGCGGTCATCTCTGCGAAACGGCGCAAGATTCCTGTTTTCCACATGGAAGCGGGCAATCGCTGCTTCGACCAGCGCGTTCCCGAAGAGCTCAATCGCAAGGTACTGGACCATCTCAGCGACATCAACCTGGTACTGACCGAACATGCTCGCCGTTACTTGATTGCCGAAGGTGTTCGCCCCGAGACCATCATCAAGACTGGCTCGCACATGCGTGAAGTACTGGACCACTACATGCCGAAGATCCAGTCCTCTGACATCCTGTCGCGCATGGGACTGGAACAGGGCCGCTACTTCATCGTCAGCGCTCACCGGGAAGAAAACGTGGACACGCCCGAGAATCTCATCGACATGGTGGAGACCCTCAACGCCCTGGCACAGCAATACCAGGTCCCGGTCATCGTTTCCACGCATCCGCGCACCCAAAAGCGTCTGGACGCACTCAATATCGGCAATCTCGATAGCCGCATCCAGTTCCTCAAACCATTCGGATTCTGCGATTACGTCAAGCTGCAGATGGAAGCGCTGTGTGTTGTCTCAGACAGCGGCACCATCACTGAAGAAGGTTCCCTGCTGAACCTTCCCGCCGTCACTATTCGCAACGCACATGAGCGCCCGGAAGGCATGGACGTTGGCACCCTGATCATGGCTGGCCTCAAGAAAGACCGCGTTCTGGATGCCGTAGCCGTGATCATCGCACAGCACCAGCGCGGTTCGCGCGTGGTTGCTGCCGTCGAGGATTACGAAGCGCTGGCGGTATCGAAGAAGATTCTGCGTATCGTGCTCAGCTACACCGACTACGTCAATCGCACTGTCTGGCGCAAGCCTTCCTGAACCATGAGTTCCTTTGCAACCAGTTCCCTGCTGAGCGGTAGGAAAGGTGGCTGCAAACGCAGCCCTTGGGCACCGGGGATTCAGAGATGAAACGTCTGTTCGACTTTGCAGTGGCCCTGGTTGCCTCGGTATTGCTTGCCATTCCCATTGTCATGGTGATGTTGGCTGTGCGCCTGACCTCCCCAGGTCCGGCGCTCTACTGGAGTGAGCGCGTCGGGCGCCACAACCGCATATTCAAGATGCCGAAATTCCGTAGTATGCGCATTGATACGCCGGCTGTGGCGACCCACCTGCTTGAGGATCCAGCGCAATGGCTGACACCGATTGGATCATTCCTGCGCAAGTCAAGCCTGGATGAGCTGCCCCAATTGTGGAGCATCCTCCGCGGCGACATGAGCCTGGTCGGTCCTCGTCCAGCATTATTTAATCAAGACGATCTGATCACGTTGAGAACCAGCCAAGGTGTGCACGAGCTGGTTCCAGGACTGACTGGCTGGGCGCAGATCAATGGCCGCGATGAGTTGCCCATCCCAGATAAAGTGCGGCTCGATGCCGAATATCTTCAGCGACGGTCGTTTCTGTTCGACCTGAAGATTCTCTGGATGACAGCCTTGAAAGTAT is drawn from Herbaspirillum seropedicae and contains these coding sequences:
- the wecB gene encoding non-hydrolyzing UDP-N-acetylglucosamine 2-epimerase, coding for MLKVMTIVGTRPELIKMSRVIAELDQHTQHILVHTGQNYDYELNQLFFEDLAIRKPDHFLEAVGVNAAQTIARVIEKSDEVMEKEKPDAVLLYGDTNSCLAVISAKRRKIPVFHMEAGNRCFDQRVPEELNRKVLDHLSDINLVLTEHARRYLIAEGVRPETIIKTGSHMREVLDHYMPKIQSSDILSRMGLEQGRYFIVSAHREENVDTPENLIDMVETLNALAQQYQVPVIVSTHPRTQKRLDALNIGNLDSRIQFLKPFGFCDYVKLQMEALCVVSDSGTITEEGSLLNLPAVTIRNAHERPEGMDVGTLIMAGLKKDRVLDAVAVIIAQHQRGSRVVAAVEDYEALAVSKKILRIVLSYTDYVNRTVWRKPS
- a CDS encoding sugar transferase, with the translated sequence MKRLFDFAVALVASVLLAIPIVMVMLAVRLTSPGPALYWSERVGRHNRIFKMPKFRSMRIDTPAVATHLLEDPAQWLTPIGSFLRKSSLDELPQLWSILRGDMSLVGPRPALFNQDDLITLRTSQGVHELVPGLTGWAQINGRDELPIPDKVRLDAEYLQRRSFLFDLKILWMTALKVLARHGVSH